In Camelina sativa cultivar DH55 chromosome 16, Cs, whole genome shotgun sequence, a single window of DNA contains:
- the LOC104749346 gene encoding cysteine protease ATG4b isoform X1, which produces MKAICDRFVPSNCSSSSTGEKRDISRTSLVSDSASSDNNSNLTLCPDVVASSSPVSQQSKEASTSEHKPDCTTHNGWTVILKTASMASGAIRRFQERVLGPSRTGISSSTSEIWLLGVCYKISDGESSEEADSGHVLTAFGQDFSSLILMTYRRGFEPIGDTAYTSDVNWGCMLRSSQMLFAQALLFQRLGRSWRKKESEPPEEEYLGILELFGDSEASAFSIHNLILAGESYGLAAGSWVGPYAVCRSWESLIRKKREETDVKNKSFSMAVHIVSGSEDGERGGAPILCIEDVTKTCVEFSEGETEWSPILLLVPLVLGLDKVNPRYLPSLIATFTFPQSLGILGGKPGASTYIVGVQEDKGFYLDPHDVQQVVTVNKENRDVDTSSYHCNTPRYVPLESLDPSLALGFYCPDKADFDDFCIRATKLAGESNGAPLFTVTQSHRRNDCGIAESSSIVTSTEFSGEEEHEDDWQLL; this is translated from the exons ATGAAGGCTATATGTGATAGATTTGTTCCTTCGAATTGTTCTTCATCAAGCACAGGTGAAAAGCGTGATATATCCCGGACATCTCTAGTTTCAGATTCAGCATCTAGTGATAACAATTCAAACTTGACGTTATGCCCGGATGTGGTTGCATCTTCCTCCCCCGTTTCTCAACAGTCTAAGGAAGCTTCAACTTCCGAGCATAAGCCAGATTGCACCACACATAACGGTTGGAcagtaattttaaaaacagcTTCTATGGCTAGTGGGGCAATTAGGAGATTTCAAGAGCGTGTATTAGGGCCGAGTAGGACCGGTATTTCCAGCAGTACAAGTGAGATATGGCTCCTGGGTGTCTGTTATAAAATCTCAGACGGTGAATCCTCAGAAGAAGCAGATTCTGGTCATGTCTTGACTGCATTCGGACAAGATTTTTCATCCTTAATACTAATGACATATCGTAGAG GTTTTGAGCCTATTGGCGACACAGCTTATACTAGTGATGTTAACTGGGGTTGCATGCTTCGAAGCAGCCAGATGCTCTTTGCACAG GCATTGCTATTCCAAAGGCTGGGAAGGTCTTGGAGGAAAAAGGAATCTGAG CCGCCTGAAGAGGAATACTTAGGGATATTAGAACTTTTTGGTGATTCTGAGGCTTCAGCATTCTCGATTCACAATCTTATACTAGCTGGAGAATCTTATGGCCTGGCTGCTGGGTCATGGGTAGGACCATATGCTGTTTGTCGATCATGGGAATCATTAATTcggaagaaaagagaagaaactgatGTTAAAAATAAGTCGTTTTCCATGGCTGTTCATATCGTTTCTGGCagtgaagatggagagagaggtGGAGCTCCAATTCTCTGTATTGAAGATGTCACCAAAACTTGTGTGGAATTCTCAGAAGGAGAAACTGAGTGGTCGCCAATTCTTCTCTTGGTGCCACTGGTTCTCGGGCTTGACAAAGTGAACCCCAG GTACCTTCCATCTTTGATAGCCACTTTCACTTTCCCTCAAAGCCTCGGCATTTTGGGCGGCAAACCAGGTGCATCAACTTACATAGTTGGAGTTCAAGAAGACAAAGGCTTCTACCTTGATCCGCACGATGTTCAACAG GTAGTAACAGTCAACAAGGAAAATAGAGATGTTGACACATCGTCTTACCATTGCAA TACACCCCGGTATGTTCCGCTGGAATCACTTGACCCCTCACTAGCTCTCGGATTCTATTGCCCTGACAAAG ctgattttgatgatttctgTATCCGAGCAACAAAGCTCGCTGGAGAATCCAATGGCGCTCCTCTCTTCACTGTTACTCAATCCCACAGAAGGAATGACTGCGGAATTGCAGAAAGCAGCAGCATAGTGACATCTACAGAGTTCTCTGGTGAGGAGGAACATGAAGATGACTGGCAATTACtttga
- the LOC104749346 gene encoding cysteine protease ATG4b isoform X2, whose protein sequence is MKAICDRFVPSNCSSSSTGEKRDISRTSLVSDSASSDNNSNLTLCPDVVASSSPVSQQSKEASTSEHKPDCTTHNGWTVILKTASMASGAIRRFQERVLGPSRTGISSSTSEIWLLGVCYKISDGESSEEADSGHVLTAFGQDFSSLILMTYRRGFEPIGDTAYTSDVNWGCMLRSSQMLFAQALLFQRLGRSWRKKESEPPEEEYLGILELFGDSEASAFSIHNLILAGESYGLAAGSWVGPYAVCRSWESLVRKKREETDVKNKSFSMAVHIVSGSEDGERGGAPILCIEDVTKSCVEFSEGETEWTPILLLVPLVLGLDKVNPRYLPSLIATFTFPQSLGILGGKPGASTYIVGVQEDKGFYLDPHDVQQVVTVNKENRDVDTSSYHCNTPRYVPLESLDPSLALGFYCPDKADFDDFCIRATKLAGESNGAPLFTVTQSHRRNDCGIAESSSIVTSTEFSGEEEHEDDWQLL, encoded by the exons ATGAAGGCTATATGTGATAGATTTGTTCCTTCGAATTGTTCTTCATCAAGCACAGGTGAAAAGCGTGATATATCCCGGACATCTCTAGTTTCAGATTCAGCATCTAGTGATAACAATTCAAACTTGACGTTATGCCCGGATGTGGTTGCATCTTCCTCCCCCGTTTCTCAACAGTCTAAGGAAGCTTCAACTTCCGAGCATAAGCCAGATTGCACCACACATAACGGTTGGAcagtaattttaaaaacagcTTCTATGGCTAGTGGGGCAATTAGGAG ATTTCAAGAGCGTGTATTAGGGCCGAGTAGGACCGGTATTTCCAGCAGTACAAGTGAGATATGGCTCCTGGGTGTCTGTTATAAAATCTCAGACGGTGAATCCTCAGAAGAAGCAGATTCTGGTCATGTCTTGACTGCATTCGGACAAGATTTTTCATCCTTAATACTAATGACATATCGTAGAG GTTTTGAGCCTATTGGCGACACAGCTTATACTAGTGATGTTAACTGGGGTTGCATGCTTCGAAGCAGCCAGATGCTCTTTGCACAG GCATTGCTATTCCAAAGGCTGGGAAGGTCTTGGAGGAAAAAGGAATCTGAG CCGCCTGAAGAGGAATACTTAGGGATATTAGAACTTTTTGGTGATTCTGAGGCTTCAGCATTCTCGATTCACAATCTTATACTAGCTGGAGAATCTTATGGCCTGGCTGCTGGGTCATGGGTAGGACCATATGCTGTTTGTCGATCATGGGAATCATTAGTTcggaagaaaagagaagaaactgatGTTAAAAACAAGTCGTTTTCCATGGCTGTTCATATCGTTTCTGGCagtgaagatggagagagaggtGGAGCTCCAATTCTCTGTATTGAAGATGTCACCAAAAGTTGTGTGGAATTCTCAGAAGGGGAAACTGAGTGGACGCCAATTCTTCTCTTGGTGCCACTGGTTCTCGGACTTGACAAAGTGAACCCCAG GTACCTTCCATCTTTGATAGCCACTTTCACTTTCCCTCAAAGCCTCGGCATTTTGGGCGGCAAACCAGGTGCATCAACTTACATAGTTGGAGTTCAAGAAGACAAAGGCTTCTACCTTGATCCGCACGATGTTCAACAG GTAGTAACAGTCAACAAGGAAAATAGAGATGTTGACACATCGTCTTACCATTGCAA TACACCCCGGTATGTTCCGCTGGAATCACTTGACCCCTCACTAGCTCTCGGATTCTATTGCCCTGACAAAG ctgattttgatgatttctgTATCCGAGCAACAAAGCTCGCTGGAGAATCCAATGGCGCTCCTCTCTTCACTGTTACTCAATCCCACAGAAGGAATGACTGCGGAATTGCAGAAAGCAGCAGCATAGTGACATCTACAGAGTTCTCTGGTGAGGAGGAACATGAAGATGACTGGCAATTACtttga
- the LOC104749346 gene encoding cysteine protease ATG4b isoform X3 — protein sequence MASGAIRRFQERVLGPSRTGISSSTSEIWLLGVCYKISDGESSEEADSGHVLTAFGQDFSSLILMTYRRGFEPIGDTAYTSDVNWGCMLRSSQMLFAQALLFQRLGRSWRKKESEPPEEEYLGILELFGDSEASAFSIHNLILAGESYGLAAGSWVGPYAVCRSWESLIRKKREETDVKNKSFSMAVHIVSGSEDGERGGAPILCIEDVTKTCVEFSEGETEWSPILLLVPLVLGLDKVNPRYLPSLIATFTFPQSLGILGGKPGASTYIVGVQEDKGFYLDPHDVQQVVTVNKENRDVDTSSYHCNTPRYVPLESLDPSLALGFYCPDKADFDDFCIRATKLAGESNGAPLFTVTQSHRRNDCGIAESSSIVTSTEFSGEEEHEDDWQLL from the exons ATGGCTAGTGGGGCAATTAGGAGATTTCAAGAGCGTGTATTAGGGCCGAGTAGGACCGGTATTTCCAGCAGTACAAGTGAGATATGGCTCCTGGGTGTCTGTTATAAAATCTCAGACGGTGAATCCTCAGAAGAAGCAGATTCTGGTCATGTCTTGACTGCATTCGGACAAGATTTTTCATCCTTAATACTAATGACATATCGTAGAG GTTTTGAGCCTATTGGCGACACAGCTTATACTAGTGATGTTAACTGGGGTTGCATGCTTCGAAGCAGCCAGATGCTCTTTGCACAG GCATTGCTATTCCAAAGGCTGGGAAGGTCTTGGAGGAAAAAGGAATCTGAG CCGCCTGAAGAGGAATACTTAGGGATATTAGAACTTTTTGGTGATTCTGAGGCTTCAGCATTCTCGATTCACAATCTTATACTAGCTGGAGAATCTTATGGCCTGGCTGCTGGGTCATGGGTAGGACCATATGCTGTTTGTCGATCATGGGAATCATTAATTcggaagaaaagagaagaaactgatGTTAAAAATAAGTCGTTTTCCATGGCTGTTCATATCGTTTCTGGCagtgaagatggagagagaggtGGAGCTCCAATTCTCTGTATTGAAGATGTCACCAAAACTTGTGTGGAATTCTCAGAAGGAGAAACTGAGTGGTCGCCAATTCTTCTCTTGGTGCCACTGGTTCTCGGGCTTGACAAAGTGAACCCCAG GTACCTTCCATCTTTGATAGCCACTTTCACTTTCCCTCAAAGCCTCGGCATTTTGGGCGGCAAACCAGGTGCATCAACTTACATAGTTGGAGTTCAAGAAGACAAAGGCTTCTACCTTGATCCGCACGATGTTCAACAG GTAGTAACAGTCAACAAGGAAAATAGAGATGTTGACACATCGTCTTACCATTGCAA TACACCCCGGTATGTTCCGCTGGAATCACTTGACCCCTCACTAGCTCTCGGATTCTATTGCCCTGACAAAG ctgattttgatgatttctgTATCCGAGCAACAAAGCTCGCTGGAGAATCCAATGGCGCTCCTCTCTTCACTGTTACTCAATCCCACAGAAGGAATGACTGCGGAATTGCAGAAAGCAGCAGCATAGTGACATCTACAGAGTTCTCTGGTGAGGAGGAACATGAAGATGACTGGCAATTACtttga
- the LOC104749346 gene encoding cysteine protease ATG4b isoform X4, translated as MASGAIRRFQERVLGPSRTGISSSTSEIWLLGVCYKISDGESSEEADSGHVLTAFGQDFSSLILMTYRRGFEPIGDTAYTSDVNWGCMLRSSQMLFAQALLFQRLGRSWRKKESEPPEEEYLGILELFGDSEASAFSIHNLILAGESYGLAAGSWVGPYAVCRSWESLVRKKREETDVKNKSFSMAVHIVSGSEDGERGGAPILCIEDVTKSCVEFSEGETEWTPILLLVPLVLGLDKVNPRYLPSLIATFTFPQSLGILGGKPGASTYIVGVQEDKGFYLDPHDVQQVVTVNKENRDVDTSSYHCNTPRYVPLESLDPSLALGFYCPDKADFDDFCIRATKLAGESNGAPLFTVTQSHRRNDCGIAESSSIVTSTEFSGEEEHEDDWQLL; from the exons ATGGCTAGTGGGGCAATTAGGAGATTTCAAGAGCGTGTATTAGGGCCGAGTAGGACCGGTATTTCCAGCAGTACAAGTGAGATATGGCTCCTGGGTGTCTGTTATAAAATCTCAGACGGTGAATCCTCAGAAGAAGCAGATTCTGGTCATGTCTTGACTGCATTCGGACAAGATTTTTCATCCTTAATACTAATGACATATCGTAGAG GTTTTGAGCCTATTGGCGACACAGCTTATACTAGTGATGTTAACTGGGGTTGCATGCTTCGAAGCAGCCAGATGCTCTTTGCACAG GCATTGCTATTCCAAAGGCTGGGAAGGTCTTGGAGGAAAAAGGAATCTGAG CCGCCTGAAGAGGAATACTTAGGGATATTAGAACTTTTTGGTGATTCTGAGGCTTCAGCATTCTCGATTCACAATCTTATACTAGCTGGAGAATCTTATGGCCTGGCTGCTGGGTCATGGGTAGGACCATATGCTGTTTGTCGATCATGGGAATCATTAGTTcggaagaaaagagaagaaactgatGTTAAAAACAAGTCGTTTTCCATGGCTGTTCATATCGTTTCTGGCagtgaagatggagagagaggtGGAGCTCCAATTCTCTGTATTGAAGATGTCACCAAAAGTTGTGTGGAATTCTCAGAAGGGGAAACTGAGTGGACGCCAATTCTTCTCTTGGTGCCACTGGTTCTCGGACTTGACAAAGTGAACCCCAG GTACCTTCCATCTTTGATAGCCACTTTCACTTTCCCTCAAAGCCTCGGCATTTTGGGCGGCAAACCAGGTGCATCAACTTACATAGTTGGAGTTCAAGAAGACAAAGGCTTCTACCTTGATCCGCACGATGTTCAACAG GTAGTAACAGTCAACAAGGAAAATAGAGATGTTGACACATCGTCTTACCATTGCAA TACACCCCGGTATGTTCCGCTGGAATCACTTGACCCCTCACTAGCTCTCGGATTCTATTGCCCTGACAAAG ctgattttgatgatttctgTATCCGAGCAACAAAGCTCGCTGGAGAATCCAATGGCGCTCCTCTCTTCACTGTTACTCAATCCCACAGAAGGAATGACTGCGGAATTGCAGAAAGCAGCAGCATAGTGACATCTACAGAGTTCTCTGGTGAGGAGGAACATGAAGATGACTGGCAATTACtttga
- the LOC104749345 gene encoding F-box/kelch-repeat protein SKIP20-like, translating into MGVSKKKSGWIKGDLIPGLPEELAMECLVRVPFEFHSSMKHVCRSWKCVISGSSFNKERISFGKAESLLCLVQPLTPSPTVMIDDDCGGEKKKEEEEEEGSESQMMMMIQHHQQQPRVTGTPLYGLSVYNATLDTWHRVAIPERIPLFCECVAVQGAGKVLLIGGWDPETLQPVRDVFVLDFFAGEGSGRRWRRGKPMSAARSFFACASVGSRKVYVAGGHDDQKNALRSAEVYDVEKDEWTTLPPMTEGRDECHGFSMATDLGFCVLSGYGTETQGQFRSDGEIYDPVSNSWSVIENVWPFPDLSPRGRTATASAAAEPAGDFRGCCRLWCFIDSERQSQARWETEDDSMKWKVVMETIRLPVTTMTSVFAGSLSGQAVAMIGGGGEESGTMMVKATTAEKNGGKWINVNTPSGFSSLPFSYSSIYV; encoded by the coding sequence atGGGAGTGTCAAAGAAGAAATCAGGTTGGATTAAAGGAGATTTAATCCCCGGATTACCTGAGGAATTAGCTATGGAGTGTTTAGTTAGGGTTCCTTTTGAGTTTCATTCTTCCATGAAACACGTTTGCCGTTCATGGAAATGTGTTATCTCCGGTTCTTCTTTCAACAAGGAAAGGATCAGTTTCGGGAAAGCCGAGTCTCTTCTCTGTCTTGTTCAGCCTCTGACTCCATCACCGACggtgatgattgatgatgactgtggtggtgagaagaagaaagaggaagaagaagaagaaggaagcgagtctcagatgatgatgatgattcagcaCCACCAGCAGCAACCACGTGTGACTGGGACGCCACTTTACGGTTTAAGCGTTTATAACGCGACGCTTGACACGTGGCACCGCGTCGCGATTCCTGAGCGGATTCCTCTGTTCTGCGAGTGCGTTGCGGTTCAGGGCGCTGGGAAGGTGCTTTTGATCGGCGGTTGGGATCCGGAGACGTTGCAGCCTGTGAGAGATGTCTTCGTTTTGGATTTCTTCGCCGGAGAAGGAAGCGGAAGGAGGTGGAGAAGAGGGAAACCGATGTCGGCCGCGAGATCGTTCTTCGCCTGCGCGTCTGTTGGTTCGAGGAAGGTTTACGTCGCCGGAGGTCATGATGATCAGAAGAACGCTCTCCGATCGGCTGAAGTGTACGATGTTGAGAAAGACGAGTGGACGACGCTTCCTCCGATGACGGAAGGAAGAGACGAGTGCCACGGGTTTTCGATGGCGACGGATCTTGGATTTTGCGTGTTGAGCGGTTACGGAACGGAGACGCAAGGCCAGTTCCGATCCGACGGCGAGATTTACGATCCGGTCTCGAATTCCTGGTCTGTAATCGAAAATGTCTGGCCGTTTCCTGATTTAAGCCCGAGAGGTCGCACCGCCACCGCCTCGGCTGCTGCTGAACCCGCCGGGGATTTCAGAGGTTGTTGTAGGTTATGGTGTTTTATTGACAGCGAGAGACAGAGTCAGGCTCGTTGGGAAACCGAGGATGATTCGATGAAATGGAAAGTTGTTATGGAGACGATTAGGCTCCCGGTGACGACGATGACGTCGGTTTTCGCAGGAAGCTTGAGTGGCCAAGCGGTGGCAATGATTGGCGGTGGCGGTGAAGAAAGTGGGACGATGATGGTGAAGGCGACGACGGCGGAGAAGAATGGCGGGAAGTGGATCAACGTCAACACTCCCTCTGGTTTTTCGAGTCTtcctttttcttattcttcaatcTATGTCTAA
- the LOC104749347 gene encoding guanosine nucleotide diphosphate dissociation inhibitor 2 produces the protein MDEEYEVIVLGTGLKECILSGLLSVDGVKVLHMDRNDYYGGESTSLNLNQLWKKFRGEEKAPEHLGASRDYNVDMMPKFMMGNGKLVRTLIHTDVTKYLSFKAVDGSYVFVKGKVQKVPATPMEALKSPLMGIFEKRRAGKFFSFVQEYDEKDPKTHNGMDLTRVTTKELIAKFGLDDNTIDFIGHAVALHTNDQHLHQPAFDTVMRMKLYAESLARFQGTSPYIYPLYGLGELPQAFARLSAVYGGTYMLNKPECKVEFDEEGKVTGVTSEGETAKCKKVVCDPSYLPNKVRKIGRVARAIAIMSHPIPNTNDSHSVQVIIPQKQLARKSDMYVFCCSYSHNVAPKGKFIAFVSTDAETDNPQTELKPGTDLLGPVDEIFFDMYDRYEPVNEPALDNCFISTSYDATTHFETTVADVLNMYTLITGKQLDLSVDLSAASAAEE, from the exons ATGGATGAAGAGTACGAGGTTATCGTTCTCGGCACCGGTCTCAAGGAGTGTATCCTCAGCGGCCTCCTTTCCGTCGATGGTGTCAAG GTGCTTCACATGGACAGGAATGACTACTACGGTGGAGAATCAACATCGCTCAATCTCAACCAGCTTTGGAAGAAGTTTAGGGGAGAAGAGAAGGCTCCTGAGCACTTAGGTGCAAGCCGGGATTACAATGTTGACATGATGCCTAAG TTTATGATGGGAAATGGCAAGCTTGTTCGTACTCTTATTCATACTGATGTTACAAAGTATCTCTCCTTCAAAGCTGTTGATGGTAGCTACGTTTTCGTTAAAGGAAAG GTTCAAAAGGTGCCAGCTACTCCTATGGAGGCCCTGAAATCTCCTCTCATGGGTATATTTGAGAAACGTCGAGCTGGCAAGTTTTTCAGTTTTGTTCAGGAGTACGATGAGAAGGACCCAAAAACGCACAATGGAATGGATTTGACCAGAGTTACAACAAAGGAACTGATTGC GAAATTTGGCCTTGATGACAACACTATTGACTTTATTGGTCACGCAGTGGCACTTCACACGAATGACCAACATCTTCATCAACCCGCCTTCGACACTGTGATGAGAATGAAG CTCTATGCGGAATCTCTTGCACGTTTTCAAGGAACCTCTCCATATATTTATCCTCTCTATGGGTTGGGAGAACTACCTCAG GCATTTGCACGACTTAGTGCTGTCTATGGTGGGACATATATGTTGAACAAACCTGAGTGCAAG GTAGAGTTTGACGAGGAAGGTAAGGTTACTGGTGTAACATCTGAGGGAGAGACTGCCAAATGCAAAAAGGTTGTGTGTGACCCTTCCTACCTGCCAAACAAG GTTAGGAAGATTGGCAGGGTTGCTCGGGCCATTGCAATTATGAGCCACCCGATTCCAAACACCAACGATTCTCACTCAGTCCAGGTCATCATACCTCAGAAACAGTTGGCCCGCAAATCGGATAT GTATGTCTTCTGTTGTTCGTACTCCCACAACGTTGCTCCCAAGGGAAAGTTCATCGCATTTGTGTCTACAGATGCAGAGACTGATAACCCTCAGACCGAACTAAAGCCTGGTACCGATCTGTTGGGTCCTGTTGATGAGATATTCTTCGACATGTATGATAGATACGAGCCTGTCAATGAGCCTGCTTTGGACAACTGCTTTATTTCAACG AGCTATGATGCTACAACACACTTTGAGACAACTGTTGCGGATGTGTTGAACATGTATACCCTAATCACTGGAAAG CAACTGGACCTAAGTGTCGATCTGAGTGCAGCAAGCGCTGCTGAGGAATGA